From a single Salvelinus sp. IW2-2015 linkage group LG22, ASM291031v2, whole genome shotgun sequence genomic region:
- the LOC111982623 gene encoding collagenase 3, with the protein MEITALLLLVVVAQSFAMPLSSLEETDKWLLAEKYLRKFYHLRAGLQGTPTHRSSDAMQAKIREMQSFFNLQVTGSLDANTLELMSMARCGVPDVGEYNHFPRHLKWQNTNVTFRIVNYTPDLKKADVDRAIHNAFNIWADVTPLTFKKLHEGKADIMIAFGTKEHGDFNPFDGPDGLLAHAYPPGRDIGGDTHFDEDEHWSKDSDAYNLFLVATHEFGHALGLSHSSDPGALMYPVYSYSEGYPLSEDDVTGIQALYGPNPNHRKVKPKPDAPNKCDPMLSFDAVTELRGETIIFKDRFYWRLHPQFAEPEQTLIKSTWPSLPNKVDAAYEYPEKDMVFIFSGIRMWALNGYSLVEGYPKYIHQLGLPKAVRRVDAAVYIPDTGKTLLFSEEQFWSYDEKTNTMDSGFPRSIEMDFPGMADEVDAALYKYGYLHFFHEHTQFEYSYSARKVIQIVRTNSFLNC; encoded by the exons ATGGAAATCACAGCTTTACTGCTCCTTGTGGTGGTTGCTCAGTCATTTGCTATGCCTCTGTCATCGCTGGAGGAGACTGACAAGTGGCTATTAGCCGAG AAATACCTCCGCAAGTTCTACCACCTTCGAGCTGGACTTCAGGGAACCCCGACCCACAGGTCGTCAGATGCCATGCAGGCTAAGATCAGGGAGATGCAGTCCTTCTTCAACCTCCAAGTGACAGGGAGCCTGGACGCTAACACCCTGGAACTGATGAGCATGGCCAGGTGTGGTGTCCCTGACGTGGGGGAATACAACCACTTCCCCCGACACCTCAAATGGCAGAACACCAATGTGACCTTCAG AATAGTGAATTATACTCCTGATCTGAAGAAGGCAGATGTGGACAGAGCTATCCATAATGCCTTCAACATCTGGGCTGACGTTACTCCTCTGACCTTCAAGAAACTGCACGAGGGGAAGGCTGACATCATGATAGCATTTGGGACAAAAG aaCATGGAGACTTCAACCCTTTTGACGGCCCTGACGGTCTCTTAGCCCATGCCTATCCCCCTGGCAGAGACATTGGAGGAGACACACACTTTGATGAAGATGAACATTGGTCAAAAGACTCAGACG CCTACAACCTTTTCCTGGTTGCCACTCATGAGTTTGGCCATGCTCTTGGCTTGTCCCATTCTTCTGATCCTGGAGCTCTGATGTACCCAGTCTACTCCTACAGCGAGGGTTATCCATTGTCTGAGGATGATGTCACCGGCATTCAAGCTCTTTATG GCCCGAACCCCAATCACAGGAAAGTGAAGCCCAaaccagatgccccaaacaaatGTGACCCCATGTTGAGTTTTGATGCTGTTACTGAGCTCAGAGGAGAAACAATCATCTTCAAAGACAG GTTCTACTGGCGTCTCCATCCTCAGTTTGCAGAGCCTGAGCAAACCCTGATCAAATCCACCTGGCCCTCCCTCCCCAACAAAGTGGATGCTGCCTATGAGTACCCTGAGAAAGACATGGTCTTCATATTCAGTG GTATTAGAATGTGGGCCCTGAACGGCTACAGCCTAGTGGAGGGCTACCCAAAATACATCCATCAACTGGGACTCCCCAAGGCCGTGCGGAGGGTGGATGCTGCTGTGTACATCCCAGACACCGGCAAGACCCTTCTGTTCTCTGAAGAACAGTTCTGGAG TTATGATGAGAAGACTAACACAATGGACAGTGGCTTCCCAAGATCCATTGAGATGGATTTCCCTGGAATGGCAGATGAGGTGGATGCTGCCTTATATAAATATG GATATTTGCATTTCTTCCATGAACATACACAGTTTGAATACAGTTACAGTGCAAGGAAGGTCATTCAGATTGTTCGGACAAACTCTTTTCTCAACTGCTGA